A section of the Alkalicoccobacillus plakortidis genome encodes:
- a CDS encoding response regulator transcription factor, translated as MIKVLLIDDHEMVRMGVSAYLSTQADIQVIGEANDGESGTKLALEHEVDVILMDLLMENMNGIEATKKIMEQKPDSKIIVLTSFIDDDMVYPVIEAGAFSYLLKTTSASDIAKAIRSAAKGEPVVESKVATKMMNKMRTNQVKLLHEELTARELDVLLLIGDGKTNSEIAEHLYIGIKTVKTHVSNILHKLDLDDRTQLAIYAHRHGLVE; from the coding sequence ATGATTAAAGTACTATTAATTGATGACCACGAAATGGTTAGAATGGGTGTTAGTGCTTATCTGTCCACGCAGGCAGACATTCAGGTGATTGGTGAAGCAAATGATGGAGAGAGTGGGACAAAGCTCGCTTTAGAGCATGAGGTTGATGTCATTTTAATGGATCTCCTAATGGAAAACATGAATGGCATAGAGGCAACAAAAAAGATTATGGAGCAAAAACCAGATAGTAAAATTATTGTTTTAACTAGTTTTATAGACGATGACATGGTGTACCCGGTGATAGAAGCGGGTGCTTTTAGCTATTTATTAAAAACAACGTCTGCCTCTGATATTGCAAAGGCGATTCGTTCTGCAGCCAAAGGAGAACCGGTTGTAGAATCAAAGGTCGCAACAAAGATGATGAACAAGATGAGAACAAACCAAGTGAAACTATTACATGAAGAACTGACTGCAAGGGAGCTTGATGTGCTTTTATTAATAGGAGATGGGAAAACCAATTCGGAAATTGCTGAGCATTTATACATCGGGATCAAGACAGTAAAAACACATGTCAGTAATATTCTACACAAGTTAGACTTGGATGATCGAACTCAACTAGCCATATACGCACATCGGCATGGACTTGTTGAGTAG
- a CDS encoding HAMP domain-containing sensor histidine kinase has translation MKKRLSSFLWQFVKHGLVHSLLVTILVILMVTNEENRGFLVLFDRQLFGVPLLLWILALIIGSGFISGFLQAEPLKRRMESLLHGAALYERGTFSHRIRIEGEDELTELVTRMNSMAEHVEEQVASLQRLSTRNANMQDTVKRAAVTEERQRLARELHDAVSQQLFAISMMTAAIKEGAELNQEINLTQLKSVEKMANLAQSEMRSLLLHLRPTQLKGRSLQEGLNQLFLEMEEKQDLQIVYEIEPNLNLPQGFEDQLFRMVQEAFSNILRHAEATKVECTLKAGKSEWKLSIIDNGNGFDPAQISQGSYGLQTMKERMIEIGGLLQVKSAKGKGTQIEAKVPLAWREKKDD, from the coding sequence ATGAAGAAGCGCCTTTCAAGTTTTTTATGGCAGTTTGTTAAACATGGATTAGTTCATTCCTTATTAGTGACCATTTTAGTCATACTGATGGTTACAAACGAAGAAAACCGCGGATTTTTAGTATTATTCGATCGTCAATTATTTGGTGTACCATTACTATTGTGGATTTTAGCACTAATTATCGGTTCAGGATTCATTAGTGGTTTTCTTCAGGCAGAACCATTAAAACGACGGATGGAATCTCTGTTACATGGCGCGGCCTTATATGAACGTGGAACCTTTTCTCATCGTATTCGTATAGAAGGAGAGGATGAACTCACAGAGCTAGTCACAAGAATGAATTCAATGGCTGAGCATGTAGAAGAACAGGTCGCCTCGTTACAAAGATTGTCGACTCGAAATGCAAACATGCAGGACACGGTCAAACGGGCTGCAGTAACAGAAGAGAGGCAGCGTTTAGCCAGAGAGCTGCATGATGCAGTGAGTCAGCAACTATTTGCGATTTCCATGATGACAGCAGCGATCAAAGAGGGTGCAGAACTCAACCAAGAGATTAATCTGACACAACTTAAAAGTGTTGAAAAGATGGCAAACCTCGCTCAATCTGAAATGAGAAGTTTACTGCTACATTTGAGACCAACTCAATTAAAAGGAAGAAGTCTTCAAGAAGGACTCAACCAATTATTCCTCGAGATGGAAGAGAAGCAAGACTTACAGATCGTGTATGAAATTGAACCAAATTTAAATCTTCCACAAGGCTTTGAAGATCAACTATTTCGAATGGTACAGGAGGCTTTTTCTAATATTCTCCGACATGCTGAAGCAACCAAAGTTGAGTGTACACTTAAAGCCGGCAAATCCGAATGGAAGCTATCCATCATTGATAACGGGAATGGCTTTGATCCTGCCCAGATTAGTCAAGGTTCCTATGGTTTGCAGACAATGAAAGAACGAATGATTGAAATAGGTGGGTTACTTCAAGTGAAATCAGCTAAGGGTAAGGGCACTCAGATTGAAGCTAAGGTTCCGTTAGCATGGAGGGAAAAGAAGGATGATTAA
- the liaF gene encoding cell wall-active antibiotics response protein LiaF, translated as MRRTIIGSIFAAVGLIILFNTLAFFSNSLVAPLVFLALGVFFVKKQKRRLGRLFFFLAIVIFFGQLFHINFFTLFLSLCLLYAGWQMVRSDKKTKPKKKQRQKKKVEEQKQPIEEEKPIQQVGDNQTIIKRSLLGEVRYTHSAFELTDMTIWNGIGDVRIDLAKAIIPEGETLIIVQNVIGDVHIYMPEDLGYAIQSYVLVGESSILHSKQGGFNQTVLLRSPDYQNSVRKVKLVLSCAVGSVKVREI; from the coding sequence GTGCGCAGAACGATAATAGGGAGTATTTTTGCAGCAGTTGGTTTAATCATTCTATTTAATACACTTGCCTTTTTCTCGAACTCCTTAGTGGCGCCGTTGGTCTTCCTTGCCTTAGGGGTATTTTTCGTTAAAAAACAAAAGCGGAGGCTCGGAAGATTATTTTTCTTTCTAGCTATTGTTATCTTTTTTGGTCAGTTGTTTCATATAAATTTCTTTACGTTATTTTTGTCTTTATGTTTGTTATACGCTGGTTGGCAAATGGTTCGTTCAGATAAAAAAACAAAACCGAAAAAGAAACAGAGACAGAAAAAGAAGGTTGAAGAGCAGAAACAACCAATTGAAGAGGAAAAACCAATTCAACAAGTTGGAGACAACCAAACCATTATAAAAAGAAGTCTGCTTGGAGAAGTCCGTTATACCCACTCTGCCTTCGAATTAACAGATATGACGATTTGGAATGGCATTGGCGATGTTCGCATTGATTTAGCAAAAGCCATTATTCCAGAGGGTGAAACGTTAATTATCGTACAAAATGTGATTGGTGACGTTCATATTTACATGCCTGAGGATTTAGGATACGCCATTCAATCGTATGTTTTGGTGGGTGAAAGCTCCATCTTGCATTCTAAACAAGGTGGTTTTAATCAAACGGTTCTTCTACGATCACCTGATTATCAAAACAGCGTAAGAAAAGTGAAACTTGTTCTTTCCTGTGCTGTAGGATCTGTCAAGGTGCGTGAGATATGA
- a CDS encoding DUF4097 family beta strand repeat-containing protein — protein sequence MKKLLGFVMMGVGVILLLVTASTFFYTKNANSKVSEVTENIDGINELSLESKAVNWTIVPTDDKELRVSITGEEVKDIFNVKRNSRKLEILTEQKGFRWFPSFFGDLKDREAVVYLPKNYTKDLNLSTVSGVLTLDGDFTFEDIDVEMVSGGFTNSGLLHAETVNVDSVSGKVELADITSDEVQADSVSGNIEFGYSDEQGDIQVDTVSGDVRVSAPKWNAHYNVDTLSGTITEQGSSVKAREYSNSIGDGDYQISISTLSGDITFE from the coding sequence GTGAAAAAACTACTAGGCTTCGTCATGATGGGTGTTGGTGTTATACTATTACTGGTAACAGCCTCGACTTTCTTTTATACAAAAAACGCAAATTCTAAAGTATCAGAAGTAACGGAAAATATAGATGGAATCAATGAATTGTCATTAGAAAGCAAGGCTGTTAATTGGACAATTGTACCAACTGATGACAAAGAATTAAGAGTAAGCATAACTGGAGAAGAAGTAAAGGACATCTTTAATGTGAAACGAAATAGTCGTAAGCTAGAAATCCTTACCGAGCAAAAAGGATTTCGTTGGTTCCCATCATTTTTTGGTGATCTAAAGGATCGAGAAGCTGTTGTCTACCTCCCAAAAAACTATACAAAAGATCTTAATCTTTCAACAGTGTCAGGTGTCTTAACTCTAGATGGTGATTTTACGTTCGAAGACATTGATGTTGAGATGGTTTCTGGAGGGTTTACCAACTCAGGGCTTTTGCACGCGGAAACTGTAAATGTTGATTCAGTTTCAGGTAAGGTGGAATTGGCGGATATAACAAGTGATGAAGTTCAAGCGGATTCCGTATCTGGAAATATAGAATTTGGTTACTCTGATGAGCAAGGGGATATCCAAGTGGACACAGTATCAGGGGATGTTCGAGTTTCAGCACCTAAATGGAATGCTCATTATAATGTTGATACGTTAAGTGGGACAATAACTGAACAAGGCAGCAGTGTAAAAGCAAGAGAGTATAGCAATTCAATAGGTGATGGAGACTATCAGATAAGCATATCAACTCTTTCTGGAGATATCACATTCGAATAA
- a CDS encoding PspA/IM30 family protein, producing the protein MSITTRVQRLVKASIHEGLERMEDPLALLKQDIRDTKDLIRKKKDQIAKQERMYTTFERSIEMAGKLAEKRQQQATVAIEKEEEDFARRALLEKRHALGEQEKYRALIEQNKELIASLNDEVQELEQSLHYKAEQQQELEQQKEVAKAGAELEKMFSRTSRSFKQGEPEVFDQWKQAAIEIENDDLKAEIEEELAQLKASQKS; encoded by the coding sequence ATGAGTATTACGACACGAGTTCAACGTTTGGTAAAAGCGTCTATCCATGAGGGATTAGAGCGCATGGAGGATCCATTGGCACTGTTAAAGCAGGATATTCGTGATACAAAGGATTTAATCAGAAAGAAAAAAGACCAAATCGCTAAGCAGGAGCGTATGTATACAACATTTGAACGCTCTATTGAAATGGCAGGCAAGCTAGCTGAGAAAAGACAACAACAAGCGACAGTTGCCATTGAGAAGGAAGAAGAAGACTTTGCGAGAAGAGCCCTTTTGGAAAAAAGGCATGCTCTAGGCGAGCAAGAAAAATATCGTGCTCTTATTGAGCAAAATAAAGAGTTGATTGCAAGCCTTAATGATGAGGTTCAAGAGCTAGAGCAATCTTTACATTATAAGGCTGAACAGCAGCAAGAGCTTGAGCAACAAAAAGAAGTAGCAAAAGCCGGAGCAGAGCTTGAGAAAATGTTCTCGCGCACAAGCCGTTCATTTAAGCAGGGTGAACCTGAGGTATTTGATCAGTGGAAACAGGCAGCAATTGAAATTGAAAACGACGACCTAAAAGCAGAGATTGAAGAAGAGCTTGCACAATTAAAGGCGTCACAAAAGTCATAA
- a CDS encoding cytochrome c biogenesis CcdA family protein, which yields MIWRFQYGWRFSLGMVSFLSPCIFPLVPAYLAQLTGSTIADGQVQAERHLILTRSLGFILGFTIIFVLMGASSSFLGQIFANNRQLIEQLGGIFIVLFGLQMVGVIFSDHCLQKKSYQ from the coding sequence ATGATATGGAGGTTTCAATATGGTTGGCGTTTTTCGCTTGGAATGGTTTCGTTTCTGTCTCCATGTATCTTTCCATTAGTGCCTGCCTACTTAGCCCAATTAACAGGCTCCACTATAGCCGATGGACAAGTGCAAGCTGAGAGGCATTTGATTTTAACAAGAAGTTTGGGGTTTATTTTAGGGTTCACAATTATATTTGTCCTAATGGGTGCATCATCTTCGTTTTTAGGACAGATCTTCGCAAATAACCGTCAATTAATTGAACAGCTTGGTGGAATTTTTATTGTTTTATTTGGGTTACAGATGGTTGGAGTAATCTTCTCAGATCATTGCTTACAGAAAAAAAGTTACCAATAA
- a CDS encoding cytochrome c biogenesis CcdA family protein, whose amino-acid sequence MPCIGLVLGSILIIASNGETMSFGILLLFVYSAGLGVPFLIVAFFWSKSLSKLRVINRWLPTIQRVSGILMIILGILLFTGYFRVLSAYFARFVPFFNF is encoded by the coding sequence ATGCCTTGTATTGGTTTAGTTCTAGGATCAATTCTTATTATTGCGAGTAACGGGGAGACGATGAGTTTTGGTATTCTTTTACTCTTTGTATACTCAGCGGGTCTTGGAGTGCCGTTTTTAATTGTAGCATTTTTCTGGTCAAAATCTTTATCAAAGCTCAGAGTGATAAACAGATGGTTACCAACGATTCAACGTGTGAGCGGGATATTAATGATCATTCTAGGAATTTTACTCTTTACGGGTTATTTCCGTGTTCTCTCGGCATACTTTGCACGTTTTGTTCCGTTTTTTAATTTTTGA
- a CDS encoding thermonuclease family protein — translation MIKIANGADSTKSFKWYMSIFTMTLAITLVGCNSDSESDNAVQSSGESEQETQAEDPEPTEAELEAEADAEAEAEGGIAIGDNEYEEVTLVEAIDGNNVVVETENGQETIRLAGLEAPTEGDHEWVTGAQGWAEPYQAVGETVKLVRANPSENEDGESLGYIWYVGEGKETHNINYALVSGGLARVLPDFEDERYKDRLVEAEEHIKNAEIYIWSLEGFVTESGFDYDVLEESLKKWEEENSNN, via the coding sequence GTGATTAAAATAGCGAACGGAGCAGATTCAACAAAATCATTCAAATGGTACATGTCCATTTTTACAATGACGTTAGCCATTACTCTTGTAGGATGCAACAGTGATTCAGAAAGCGACAATGCAGTACAGTCCTCTGGTGAGAGTGAACAAGAAACGCAAGCTGAAGATCCCGAACCAACAGAAGCAGAACTAGAAGCGGAAGCAGACGCTGAAGCGGAAGCAGAGGGAGGAATCGCAATAGGAGATAATGAGTACGAAGAAGTCACCTTAGTGGAAGCAATTGATGGTAATAATGTTGTTGTCGAAACTGAAAACGGACAAGAAACGATCCGACTTGCAGGACTTGAAGCACCGACAGAAGGGGATCATGAATGGGTTACAGGCGCACAAGGTTGGGCCGAGCCGTATCAAGCTGTAGGTGAAACCGTAAAATTAGTACGTGCCAATCCTAGTGAAAATGAGGATGGAGAATCGCTTGGATACATTTGGTATGTAGGTGAAGGCAAAGAAACGCATAATATTAATTACGCTTTAGTTAGTGGTGGATTGGCGCGTGTGCTACCTGATTTTGAGGATGAACGATACAAAGATAGGCTAGTAGAAGCTGAGGAACATATCAAAAATGCAGAAATATACATTTGGTCTTTAGAAGGATTTGTGACCGAATCGGGGTTTGATTATGATGTACTTGAAGAGTCACTAAAGAAATGGGAAGAAGAAAACTCAAACAACTGA
- a CDS encoding EcsC family protein, protein MVSLYEEEAKEEMIRWKRKLGKSQSMTGRFAKKWQKKMNTFIPEKVHSVVTVSVKHMVQATLTGSEYISKKELDLTTTFEEREQEVQELFRTYKNTAIAEGIGTGAGGILLGMADFPLLLSIKMKCLFDTAITYGYDCREFQERLFLLTIFQLAFSEGEERAKLLERVENWEDYAKQLPTNPEDPLTMDWKAFQLSYRDFIDLPKMLQLIPGFGAVVGAAANSHFLDLLKVTAMNSYRMRMLTQGEGPNL, encoded by the coding sequence ATCGTTTCTTTATATGAAGAGGAAGCAAAAGAGGAAATGATCAGGTGGAAACGTAAGCTCGGCAAAAGCCAATCCATGACTGGTCGTTTTGCGAAGAAGTGGCAGAAGAAAATGAACACCTTTATACCAGAAAAAGTTCATTCGGTTGTCACTGTAAGTGTGAAGCATATGGTGCAGGCAACGTTAACTGGATCAGAGTATATTTCAAAAAAAGAGTTGGATTTAACAACTACATTTGAAGAGCGTGAGCAAGAGGTTCAAGAACTCTTCCGTACTTATAAAAATACGGCGATTGCAGAGGGTATTGGTACGGGAGCAGGTGGGATATTGCTCGGCATGGCTGACTTCCCTTTGCTGTTAAGTATTAAAATGAAATGTTTGTTTGATACAGCCATTACCTATGGATACGACTGCAGGGAATTTCAAGAACGGCTATTTCTACTAACCATTTTCCAACTTGCTTTTTCTGAAGGCGAGGAACGGGCTAAGTTATTAGAGAGAGTCGAGAACTGGGAGGACTATGCCAAGCAACTCCCAACAAACCCAGAAGACCCACTCACAATGGATTGGAAGGCATTCCAATTAAGCTATCGAGATTTTATTGATCTCCCAAAAATGCTCCAACTAATTCCTGGCTTTGGCGCAGTAGTAGGAGCCGCAGCCAACAGCCACTTCCTAGACCTGCTTAAAGTAACTGCCATGAACAGCTACCGGATGCGCATGTTGACCCAAGGTGAAGGTCCTAATTTATGA
- a CDS encoding ABC transporter permease, protein MNAQSLWQERVQSYWSEAGRYLKLIGNSGFLFTVYFLFIVGSYYYQQILEQLPEQFPTVELFTVVFLFILTRSRVRTFVKQADVVFLLPFEAKMSDYFRSAIRYSFFIQVGLIVLCLLLLGPLFVLRIGTGPVFWSTLAVLVLAKLWNVLSSWEEQRLQSKQERVSHMVLRAIINVVLLYLLFSQAGIAFVGIVLLLMFGLYFLYWKKLARTYSLKWNHLIEVEESMVMFFYRIANAFTDVPQLRNQVRERKYLSWLIPILVGKNQSVYTFLMSRSFIRANDYLGIYLRLMAVGAFVLYILPGGWIQIAIIIVFMHMVMMQLSTIWYHYDMNMWVDIYPAEPEGRKKALTSLSLKLLSFMAVVLAVVLFLVGDALIAVVGLAAGLVFAYLGSTSFIHRRKKQAV, encoded by the coding sequence ATGAATGCGCAAAGCTTATGGCAAGAGAGGGTCCAATCTTATTGGAGTGAAGCAGGACGTTACTTAAAGTTAATTGGAAATAGCGGATTTTTGTTTACGGTTTACTTTTTGTTTATTGTTGGAAGCTATTATTACCAACAAATTTTAGAGCAGCTACCTGAACAATTTCCTACGGTAGAACTTTTTACAGTTGTATTTCTATTTATTTTAACAAGAAGTCGCGTGCGTACATTTGTGAAGCAGGCTGATGTGGTGTTTTTATTACCGTTTGAAGCAAAAATGAGTGATTATTTCCGTTCCGCCATTCGTTACTCGTTTTTTATCCAGGTTGGACTCATTGTGCTCTGTCTCCTGTTATTAGGTCCGTTATTTGTCCTAAGAATCGGTACAGGTCCTGTATTTTGGTCAACACTTGCTGTTTTAGTTCTGGCTAAACTTTGGAACGTGCTTTCGAGTTGGGAGGAGCAACGTTTACAAAGTAAGCAGGAGAGAGTATCTCATATGGTACTCCGCGCTATTATTAATGTAGTGCTTCTGTATTTATTGTTTTCCCAAGCAGGGATCGCCTTTGTAGGCATCGTTCTGCTATTGATGTTTGGACTCTATTTTCTATATTGGAAAAAACTTGCCCGAACCTACTCGTTGAAATGGAACCATTTGATAGAGGTCGAAGAGAGTATGGTCATGTTCTTCTACCGGATTGCAAATGCCTTTACCGATGTACCACAGCTGCGTAATCAAGTACGAGAACGCAAATACTTAAGCTGGTTGATCCCTATCCTTGTTGGAAAAAATCAATCCGTTTACACATTCTTAATGAGTCGTTCTTTTATTCGAGCGAACGATTATCTTGGGATTTATCTACGATTGATGGCAGTGGGTGCGTTTGTTCTATACATTCTACCGGGTGGTTGGATTCAAATAGCGATAATTATTGTTTTTATGCATATGGTTATGATGCAGCTCTCAACGATTTGGTATCATTACGATATGAATATGTGGGTAGATATTTACCCTGCTGAACCAGAAGGAAGAAAAAAAGCACTAACATCACTAAGTTTAAAGCTCCTATCATTTATGGCTGTGGTTTTAGCTGTTGTGCTTTTTCTAGTAGGAGATGCGTTAATCGCAGTTGTTGGCTTAGCAGCAGGACTAGTATTCGCGTATTTAGGTAGCACATCATTTATTCACCGCCGCAAAAAACAAGCCGTTTAA
- a CDS encoding ABC transporter ATP-binding protein: MTELLKITGLTGGYHPKKPVLHDVNLSVNKQEIVGLIGLNGVGKSTTIKHILGLLQPQKGEITIDGISFKEDANQYRRSYAYIPETPVLYDELTLWEHLELTSVAYGLDPKHFEERAERLLKEFKMTKMKKWYPSHFSKGMRQKVMIMSAFLIEPPVYIVDEPIVGLDPLGIQSFLNFISDMKKRGSAVLMSTHILATAERYCDRFIILHHGRKVLEGTLAEMQQHIGQPKATLDDIYIEMTKDETI; encoded by the coding sequence ATGACAGAGCTATTGAAAATCACTGGTCTAACTGGTGGATACCACCCAAAAAAACCAGTCCTACATGATGTGAACCTTTCCGTTAACAAGCAAGAGATTGTAGGATTAATCGGCTTAAACGGGGTTGGTAAAAGCACAACCATTAAACATATCTTAGGATTGCTTCAGCCACAAAAAGGTGAAATCACAATAGATGGAATTTCATTTAAAGAAGATGCCAATCAATACCGTCGCTCATATGCGTACATACCTGAAACACCTGTTTTATATGATGAACTAACTCTTTGGGAGCATCTTGAGCTCACTAGTGTCGCTTATGGACTTGATCCTAAGCATTTTGAAGAGCGTGCAGAGAGGTTACTAAAAGAATTCAAAATGACAAAAATGAAAAAATGGTATCCGAGCCATTTTTCTAAAGGAATGCGTCAGAAAGTAATGATTATGAGCGCATTTTTAATCGAACCACCTGTATACATTGTAGACGAACCGATTGTTGGTTTAGATCCACTGGGCATTCAGTCCTTCCTGAATTTTATTTCGGATATGAAAAAACGAGGGTCTGCTGTTTTAATGTCGACGCATATATTAGCAACAGCCGAAAGGTATTGTGACCGATTCATCATCTTGCATCACGGACGTAAGGTACTAGAAGGCACATTAGCTGAAATGCAGCAACATATTGGACAGCCTAAGGCAACCCTTGATGACATTTATATTGAAATGACCAAGGATGAAACGATATGA
- a CDS encoding PCYCGC domain-containing protein encodes MKRFFVIGTAFLILLAGCQTQTDQNDNQDVLEETASVQNLPSFLEYYPDNIGNLYKGISDFQEVLEQLPSYDVNGEPGELDNLYQSFIYDQADDGTVTWNDHGARCNACIDSAAYSIEAWQNDKSIEEIREAVVNQYGEGS; translated from the coding sequence ATGAAACGATTTTTTGTAATAGGTACAGCTTTTTTAATCCTACTGGCAGGGTGCCAAACTCAAACGGATCAAAATGATAATCAAGATGTACTTGAAGAAACTGCATCCGTGCAGAACCTTCCAAGTTTCCTAGAATATTATCCTGATAATATAGGCAATCTTTATAAGGGCATATCCGATTTTCAAGAGGTGCTCGAGCAATTACCTAGTTATGATGTAAATGGTGAGCCAGGAGAATTAGACAATTTATATCAATCCTTTATTTATGATCAAGCTGATGATGGTACGGTTACTTGGAATGATCATGGAGCCAGATGTAATGCCTGTATTGACTCGGCAGCATACAGCATTGAAGCATGGCAAAACGATAAGTCAATTGAAGAAATTCGAGAAGCCGTTGTTAATCAATACGGTGAGGGAAGCTAG
- a CDS encoding HIT family protein translates to MTSCIFCSIIAGDIPSKKIYEDEHTYAFFDISQVTKGHTLVVPKNHHENLFDLPESELNHVYQSVQKVGHALKETFSPAGLNLVNNNGEAAGQTVFHYHVHLIPRYDSTDGFRAKWEEHGSEYSEADLEAMRVELVQSLSK, encoded by the coding sequence ATGACTTCATGCATATTTTGTAGCATTATTGCAGGAGATATTCCATCTAAAAAAATTTACGAGGATGAGCATACCTATGCTTTTTTTGATATTAGCCAAGTAACCAAAGGACACACATTAGTTGTACCCAAAAATCACCATGAGAACTTATTTGATTTACCAGAGTCTGAACTAAATCATGTATATCAATCCGTACAAAAAGTTGGTCACGCTCTAAAAGAAACGTTTTCTCCTGCTGGTTTAAATCTTGTAAATAATAATGGTGAGGCTGCTGGACAAACCGTTTTCCATTATCATGTTCACCTTATCCCTAGATACGACTCAACTGATGGTTTTCGAGCAAAATGGGAAGAACACGGATCAGAATATTCTGAAGCAGACCTCGAAGCAATGCGAGTAGAACTCGTCCAATCACTTTCTAAATAA
- the serC gene encoding 3-phosphoserine/phosphohydroxythreonine transaminase, which yields MSPVYNFNAGPAALPKPALEAAQKELLNFNHTGMSVMELSHRSSDYDAVHQQTKQLLKKLMNIPDTHEILFIQGGASLQFAMLPYNLLSSNKIGQYVLTGSWSEKAVKEASFIGETNIAASTKESNYTSIPDLKNVHFSDNDAYVHITSNNTIYGTQWKQFPDLTHAPLVADMSSDILSRSLDVEKFGLIYAGAQKNLGPSGVTVVIAKKEIIDSAQTNHVPTMLRYSTFSKNDSLYNTPPTFGIYLLGKVLEWVESIGGLTKLEEANEEKARVIYETIDENNGFFSGHAEASSRSLMNVTFTLPNEELSKSFLTLAKERGFVGLNGHRSIGGCRASIYNAVPLEACVALRDLMIEFKQAN from the coding sequence ATGAGTCCAGTGTATAACTTTAATGCAGGACCTGCAGCACTGCCAAAACCTGCGCTTGAAGCAGCCCAAAAAGAACTGCTTAACTTTAATCATACGGGAATGTCCGTTATGGAACTCAGTCATCGCAGTTCAGATTATGATGCTGTTCATCAACAAACAAAACAATTACTAAAAAAATTAATGAACATTCCAGACACACATGAGATCTTATTTATCCAAGGTGGAGCAAGTCTTCAATTTGCGATGCTACCGTACAATTTATTATCGTCAAATAAGATTGGTCAATATGTGTTAACAGGGTCATGGTCTGAGAAAGCAGTAAAAGAAGCAAGTTTTATTGGAGAAACAAATATAGCTGCTTCTACAAAAGAGTCCAACTATACTTCTATTCCCGACTTAAAAAATGTACATTTCTCAGACAACGACGCGTATGTTCATATCACATCAAATAACACAATTTATGGAACCCAGTGGAAGCAATTCCCCGATTTGACTCATGCTCCATTGGTAGCAGACATGTCCAGTGACATCCTATCAAGAAGTCTGGATGTTGAGAAATTTGGACTCATTTATGCAGGAGCCCAAAAGAATCTTGGTCCATCAGGAGTCACTGTTGTTATTGCAAAAAAAGAAATTATTGATTCTGCACAAACAAATCATGTGCCAACGATGCTGCGTTACAGTACGTTCTCTAAAAATGATTCATTGTACAATACACCTCCTACCTTTGGCATCTATCTTTTAGGGAAGGTACTTGAATGGGTTGAATCAATTGGTGGGCTTACTAAACTTGAAGAAGCAAATGAGGAGAAAGCTAGGGTTATTTACGAAACAATTGACGAAAACAACGGATTCTTCAGTGGCCATGCCGAAGCGTCAAGTCGTTCATTAATGAATGTAACCTTTACACTACCTAACGAAGAATTAAGCAAATCGTTCTTAACACTTGCAAAAGAACGAGGCTTTGTTGGACTAAATGGTCACCGTTCAATCGGTGGGTGCAGAGCCTCCATTTATAACGCAGTTCCACTGGAAGCATGTGTTGCCTTACGTGACTTAATGATTGAATTTAAACAAGCTAACTAA
- a CDS encoding YtxH domain-containing protein, giving the protein MNLKSVGIGLLTGTVISGVAVLLTAPASGRDIRNGCQSSIQSFRQSAKQLSREGIEIKDQAVETIKFGGDILKTASSELKTSFEQWQEDTAPSIDRIKAEVEGVQKNIEELQQLTKKD; this is encoded by the coding sequence ATGAATCTAAAATCAGTTGGAATTGGCTTGTTAACAGGTACTGTCATATCTGGAGTTGCCGTTTTACTTACAGCCCCTGCGTCCGGTAGGGACATAAGAAATGGCTGTCAAAGTTCTATTCAATCCTTTCGTCAATCAGCAAAACAATTGTCCAGAGAAGGAATTGAAATTAAAGACCAAGCAGTTGAGACTATTAAATTTGGCGGGGACATCTTAAAAACCGCAAGTAGTGAGCTTAAGACATCTTTCGAGCAATGGCAGGAAGATACCGCACCCTCCATCGATCGAATTAAAGCCGAAGTTGAAGGAGTTCAAAAAAATATAGAAGAACTTCAACAGCTGACTAAAAAAGATTGA